The Phaeocystidibacter marisrubri DNA segment ACGACAGCACGAGTTCAATATCAAATTGTGCATTGACAATGGTTAGCACAAGGTAAGTGAGCGACAATCCAAAGAAGCCACCGATCAAACTGAGAACTACCGCTTCTCCCAGAAATTGAGTGAGAATAAAACTGGAACGCGCGCCGAGCGCCTTCTGAACTCCAATCTGCGAGATTCGTTCGCTCACACTTACGAACATAATATTAGCCACACCAAAACCTCCGGCAATTAAGGCAAATCCGCCAATAATCACTCCTGCCCACCAAAGTACACTGAAGAGCATTTCTGCTCCAGATTGAATCACGCTGATTTCGTTCAAAGCAAAATTGTCCTCAGCCTTAGGGCGAAGTCGACGTAATCCGCGCATCACTCCTTCCACTTCGGCTTTCATTTGATCTAAGGAAATTCCCTCCTTGGCCTTCAACATAATGGCCGCTCCTTGAATTTGGTGCTCATTAACTTTTCGACGCATGAAGTTCACAGGAAGTAGTATGAGTTCGTCGTGACTCTGACCAATCATCTTACTCCCCTCCTTGGCGATCACTCCAATCACAGTCACCTTCTCTCCGAGCACGCGAATTTCACGTCCAATTGGGTCCAATGCTCCGAAGAGACCTTCCGCCACATCGTATCCCAACAAAACAACAGGCCGACCATTATTCGATTCCAATGGACTGAAATATCTACCATTGTCGATTTTCGTCTTCCAGATATCGATGTAATCAGCAGACACTCCCGTCATCTGCACGTTCTCCGTCACGTTATTCCGGTAATTCAAGTTACCCGAAATCACCATCATAAAAGCCGCATATTCAGGAGTATTTAGACGATGCTGCAACTTCGTCAGTTCCTCATAGGTCGGTTCCGGACGTTGGAAATACTTCCACCATTGTCCGCCGCCGCCGCCCCAAGGCCACTTTTGGATATACACTACATCGCTACCCACACTTTCCATGGAATCACGAATGGATTTGGTAAAAGTGTCAACGATGGAGAAAACCAAGATGATACTGAAAATCCCCAACGTCATTCCCATGAGAGACAGTACTGTACGGACTTTGTTAGCCACGAGAGACTCCCATGCAAAGCGCACACTTTCGTTGGTGATCTGGAGAATGTTCATGTCGATTCTTTGAAAGTCGAAAGTACGATAAATCTGACTCAATAATTACCTTGCCACACCCCCCGCATTTCACTACTTTTGCTCCTTTGTAAATCCCACCACATGAGCGGCAAGAAACGCATCAAGAGCGCACTACTTTCAGTTTTCTACAAAGATGGTCTTGAGCCCATCGCACGTAAACTCCACGAAGACGGAGTAATTCTCTATTCTACAGGAGGAACTCAATCCTTTTTAGAAGGTCTTGGGCTTCCCGTTATTCCAGTTGAAAGTCAGACGAATTACCCGAGCATTTTTGGCGGAAGAGTTAAAACGCTTCACCCTGCCATCTTCGGTGGGATCCTTCACCGTCGAGACAACGAGAACGACTTGGAAGAAAAAGCACAACACAACATTCCAGACATCGACATGGTGGTTGTGGACCTCTATCCTTTCGAGGAAACCGTTGCTTCTGGTGCTTCTCAGCAGGATATTATCGAGAAGATTGATATTGGCGGGATTTCATTGATTCGCGCCGCGGCAAAGAATTTTAAGGATGTATTGATCGTTCCATCTCGCGAGTACTACGCCGAGACTTTGGAAGTTCTTCAAGCGAACAACAGCGAAACCAATTTGGAAGAACGTTTCCGTTTTGCGGGATACGCCTTCGACATCTCATCGCATTACGATACAGCCATCCACGGCTTCTTTGCTCCACAGAGCACTTCATTCAAGCGCAGCATCCGTAGCGGAAAAGCCCTTCGATACGGAGAGAACCCACACCAACAAGGTTGGTTCCACGGAAATTTAGATGAAGCGTTTGAGCAACTTCACGGAAAAGAGTTAAGTTACAACAACCTTCTCGATGTAGACGCAGCCGCTCAATTGATCGCAGAATTCTGGAAGCAAGATCCTACCGTTGCGGTAATCAAACACAACAACGCTTGTGGATTGGCTCAGCGCAGCGATGTATTTACGGCATGGACCGATGCTTTGGCGGGAGATCCAGTAAGTGCATTTGGTGGCATCATCGCTTCCAACGTAGAAATCGATGGAAAAACAGCAGAATCAGTAAACGATATTTTCTTCGAAGTGATCTTAGCGCCTAGTTACACGACAGAGGCACTTGAGATTTTGAAGCAGAAGAAGAATCGCATCATTCTCGTTGTGAAAAATATTCGTCCGCAAGAATTTATTGCGCGTACGGCCCTAAACGGTGTGTTGGTTCAAGAACGCGATTACCACACAGACGCAGCGGAAGATTTGAAGACCGTTACCAAAGTTGAGCCTACTGAAGCTCAGGTAAAAGACTTACTTTTCGCTAGCGCACTTTGCAAGAATACCAAGTCGAACACCATCGTTCTCGTGAAAGACGGTCAGCTTCTCGCAAGCGGAACTGGTCAAACTTCACGCGTTGATGCTTTAAGACAGGCTATTCAAAAAGCAAAATCGTTTAACTTTGATTTGAACGGTGCCGTTATGGCATCGGATGCGTTCTTCCCTTTCCCTGACTGCGTTGAAATTGCACACGGTGAAGGAATCGATACGGTAATTCAACCGGGTGGCTCTATCAAAGACCAGTTGAGCATCGACTATTGCGACGCCAACAACATGGGCATGGTATTCACCGGTTACCGTCACTTTAAACACTGATCCACACGAATGGGACTCTTTGATTTTTTTGTTCAAGACATCGCCATCGACCTTGGTACGGCGAATACACTAATCATTCACAACGACAAGGTTGTTGTTGATGCTCCGTCTATCGTTGCGCTCGATCGCAGCACAAACGACATTATGGCCGTTGGTCATGCCGCGATGCAGATGCACGGTAAAACGCACGAGAACATCAAGACGATCCGTCCGTTGAAAGATGGTGTGATTGCGGATTTCGTGGCTTCCGAGCACATGATCCGCGAAATGATCAAGAGCATCCCATCACTAAAAAGCAAGTACTTCTCTCCTACACTCCGCATGGTAATCTGTATTCCAAGCGGTATTACCGAGGTTGAAAAACGCGCGGTAAAGGACTCTGCCGAGAAGGCCAATGCTAAAGAAGTATATCTCATCCACGAACCGATGGCTGCGGCCATTGGTATCGGGGTGGATGTCCTCGAACCAAAGGGGAACATGATTATTGATATCGGAGGTGGTACCACCGAGATTGCTGTCCTAGCCCTGGGAGGTATTGTTTGTGATAAGAGTATCAAAGTGGCCGGCGACGTGTTCACGAATGATATCTCATACTACATGCGAACCCAGCACAACCTTTACGTAGGTGAACGCACGGCAGAGCAGATCAAAATTCAAGTGGGCTCAGCTCTTGATGACCTTCCCAATCCTCCGGATGATATGGATGTTCAAGGTCGTGACCTCCTTACCGGAAAACCGAAGCAAATCACGGTAACTTATAAGGAAATTGCTCGTGCTCTTGACAAGTCCATCACTCGTATCGAAGATGCAATTATGGAAGCTTTGTCGATGACTCCACCAGAATTGGCAGCCGATATCTACAACAGCGGTATCTATATGGCCGGTGGGGGTTCACTCCTTCGCGGACTCGACAAGCGTGTGAGCATGAAAACCGATCTTCCTGTATACGTTGCTGAAGATCCACTTCGTGCCGTGGTTCGTGGAACGGGCATTACCTTGAAAAACCTAGATAAGTACCGTACGCTCTTAATGCGATAAGATTAGATGCAATATTTGCTGCAATTCTTTTGGAAGAGGCGGGTTCTCCTGCTGTTTATTGCCTTACAGGTTGTAGCATTGACGTTGATCGTTCGAGCGAATGCGTTTCACAAATCCGCAGTAGCTACTTCGGCGAATGCCGTATCGGGAAGCTTGTTGGAAAACTACCGCGCTGTTCGAGATTTCATCAATCTCAGCGAAACCAACAGAAACCTCGCGTCAGAAAATGCCGCTCTTCGCTCTGCGCTGGAGTCATCCTACTTCTCACTTTATGTGGATAGAGATAGTATTGTTGATACGCTATACATTCAACAGTACAACTTTCTCGAAGCTCAGGTCATCAACAGCTCCATCAATAAGCGTAACAACTATCTGACCTTGAACCGAGGAACCATCCATGGCGTTCAACCCGATATGGGTGTGATTTGTGGAGACGGTGCCGTGGGTTTGGTTACCGATGTTTCAGAGCACTTTTGCACCGTCATACCATTGATCCATAGCAGAACACGTCTATCTGGTAAGTTCATGAACGCTCCTTTCTTTGGATCCATCTCATGGCCTTCTAACATGAATTATCGCCATGTTCAGCTGAGCGATATTCCACATCAAGCAGATTTCCGCATAGGCGACACGGTAGTAACCGACACCCGATCAGGACTTTACCCATCAGGAATACCGATTGGAATAGTGGACACCTTCTACATTGAACCACAAGATCAATTCTATGAAGTGGAGCTTACCTTGGCCACCGACTTCAGCGCATTGGATCATGTTTACATTGTAGTTGACTTACTGAAAGGAGAACGAGAAGAATTGGAAAACCGAGAAGAACAAGACGATGAGTGATACGCTGCGCACCATAGGGCGACTCCTCTTTTTGTCGCTTTTCCAAATTCTGATATTGAATCACATTCAACTTTCGGGGTATCTCAACCCGTATCTATACGTGCTATTTGTCCTTACTCTTCCGGCGGGAATGAGTAGAACAAACTTGCTTTTCTGGGGATTTGCCTCGGGATTGATCATCGACATCTTTGAAAACTCTGGAGGGGCACACGCCTCTGCCACACTTTTACTCGCCTATCTCCGACCGACCATTTTGCGACTGACGTATCCGCGCGCAGATGAAGACTTGAGTAGAGTTAGCCTATGGACCATGGGTAGCTCTCGCTTCTTTACTTACGTTTCAATTGGCATCATTGTCCATCACTTTTGGCTTTTCCTCATGGAAGCCTTCCGAATTAGTGAGGTTCTTTCCGTCTTGTCACGTACATTTATCTCTGTGCCGGTTACCCTAGTGATGATCTACATCACGCAATTATTCGTCTATCGGGAGGAGTCATGAGAAGAGACTTACTATTCTACTTTCTATTTGCCACCTTGGGAATCATCTTCCTTTGGCGACTTTTCTCTATTCAGGTTTTAGACGCGACGTACAAGCTAAGCGCGGAAGACAACGCAAAACGCGAGGTGAAGCTCTATCCTTCCCGAGGGTATATTTACGACAGAAACGGTGAACTACTCGTAGCCAATCAAGTGGGCTATGACGTTATGGTCATTCCTCGTCAGGTTGAACCTTTTGACACGGCCTTACTTTGCAACTTATTGGATGTAGACACCACGTATGTCCTCAAATACCTCGATAAGGCACGTCGCTATTCTCCGTATCAACCTTCTGTTTTTTACGGGATGATGTCGGATGATCGCTATGCCCGCATTCAAGAGGAGCTGTACAAATTCAAAGGATTCTATACCCAGAAAAGGGTTTTGAGAGATTACCCCATCCACGGTGCAGGCAATGTAGTTGGATTTATTGGGGAAGTAAACGAGCGCTTCATCCGAGCCAACCCGGGCTACAGTATGGGCGACCTAACTGGCCAAGGTGGTATTGACAAGAGCTATGAAGAAGTTCTTCGAGGGAAAGCGGGTCGACGCTACATCCTCGTAGACAACCACAACCGAGAAGTGGGCAGTTTCATGGATGGAAAATACGACACCCTTCCTGTCCCTGGGAAAGATGTGGTGAGCACCATCGACATCAAACTGCAACAACTGGGAGAGGAACTCATGCGAGGTAAGCGTGGCTCCATTGTGGCGATAGAACCTTCAACAGGAGAAATCCTCGCCCTTGTGAGTGCACCTACCTATGATCCCAACTTATTGGTAGGAAGACAGCGAAGTGTCAATTACACGCGTCTCTATCGCGACAGCATTAACAAACCGCTCTTTGACCGTGGATTACTGGCTGAATATCCTCCAGGTTCCCCATTTAAAATCGTCAATGCCCTAATTGGATTGCAGGAGGGAACGCTCCATCCATACACACACTACACCTGTCACGGTGGGTTCCATTTTGGTCGACTCCATGTAGGTTGCCACTGTGGAGGCGGATCTATGGCATTGCGGAAATCCATCGAAAAGAGCTGCAACAACTATTACTGTAACGTCTTCAAGCGCATCATTGAAAACTATCCATCGGCACAAGAGGGCATGAATGCCTGGAGCAATCACGTAAAGAGTTTTGGACTTGGACAATTCTTGAACAACGACTTACCGACGGGAAGGCGAGGATTAGTTCCCACAGCAGATTACTACGATCGGGCCTTTGGCTATACCGGATGGAAAGCGGTGAGTACCATTTCCTTAGCAATTGGTCAAGGAGAGATGTTGGTGACTCCCATCCAACTTGCAAATATGACCGCTGCTGTAGCCAATCGAGGGTACTACTACACTCCACACATCGTTAAATCGGTAGACGGTCAGCCTCTTGATGATCCCCAATACACCGTTCCCAAATACACCACTGTAGACTCCGCGCATTTCCCCGTGGTTATTGAAGGGATGTTCGATGTATTTGAACACGGTACGGCAAGGGCCAGTAGAATTGAAAGCATTGAAATTTGTGGCAAAACGGGTACAGCCGAAAACCCTCACGGTCAGGATCACTCCATCTTTATTGCCTTCGCACCTAAAGACAATCCAAAAATTGCCATAGCCATTGTAGTAGAAAACGGCTATTGGGGAAGCAGATGGGCTGCTCCTATTGCATCTCTCCTTACGGAATACTACCTCACGGGAGAAATCAGTAGAGAGAGCATGTACGAAAGAATGATTAACGGTTCTCTCAGCGAGGAATACCGCAAGCAGTTCATTGAGTTGTACGGGAACGATTCACTTTACGTAGAACCATGAGTGCACGAGCGAGATCTGGAAGTGTCTTTACCCGAATTGACAAGTGGACGGTCTTCTTGTATGCCGCGCTGGTATTCCTAGGCTGGATTAACATCTATGCCGCGGTTTACAGCGAGGAGCACAAAAGCATCATGGATACATCGC contains these protein-coding regions:
- a CDS encoding ABC transporter permease, producing MNILQITNESVRFAWESLVANKVRTVLSLMGMTLGIFSIILVFSIVDTFTKSIRDSMESVGSDVVYIQKWPWGGGGGQWWKYFQRPEPTYEELTKLQHRLNTPEYAAFMMVISGNLNYRNNVTENVQMTGVSADYIDIWKTKIDNGRYFSPLESNNGRPVVLLGYDVAEGLFGALDPIGREIRVLGEKVTVIGVIAKEGSKMIGQSHDELILLPVNFMRRKVNEHQIQGAAIMLKAKEGISLDQMKAEVEGVMRGLRRLRPKAEDNFALNEISVIQSGAEMLFSVLWWAGVIIGGFALIAGGFGVANIMFVSVSERISQIGVQKALGARSSFILTQFLGEAVVLSLIGGFFGLSLTYLVLTIVNAQFDIELVLSFNNIMIGVFTSAFIGVIFGIFPALTASRKDPVEAMRAN
- the purH gene encoding bifunctional phosphoribosylaminoimidazolecarboxamide formyltransferase/IMP cyclohydrolase, whose amino-acid sequence is MSGKKRIKSALLSVFYKDGLEPIARKLHEDGVILYSTGGTQSFLEGLGLPVIPVESQTNYPSIFGGRVKTLHPAIFGGILHRRDNENDLEEKAQHNIPDIDMVVVDLYPFEETVASGASQQDIIEKIDIGGISLIRAAAKNFKDVLIVPSREYYAETLEVLQANNSETNLEERFRFAGYAFDISSHYDTAIHGFFAPQSTSFKRSIRSGKALRYGENPHQQGWFHGNLDEAFEQLHGKELSYNNLLDVDAAAQLIAEFWKQDPTVAVIKHNNACGLAQRSDVFTAWTDALAGDPVSAFGGIIASNVEIDGKTAESVNDIFFEVILAPSYTTEALEILKQKKNRIILVVKNIRPQEFIARTALNGVLVQERDYHTDAAEDLKTVTKVEPTEAQVKDLLFASALCKNTKSNTIVLVKDGQLLASGTGQTSRVDALRQAIQKAKSFNFDLNGAVMASDAFFPFPDCVEIAHGEGIDTVIQPGGSIKDQLSIDYCDANNMGMVFTGYRHFKH
- a CDS encoding rod shape-determining protein, encoding MGLFDFFVQDIAIDLGTANTLIIHNDKVVVDAPSIVALDRSTNDIMAVGHAAMQMHGKTHENIKTIRPLKDGVIADFVASEHMIREMIKSIPSLKSKYFSPTLRMVICIPSGITEVEKRAVKDSAEKANAKEVYLIHEPMAAAIGIGVDVLEPKGNMIIDIGGGTTEIAVLALGGIVCDKSIKVAGDVFTNDISYYMRTQHNLYVGERTAEQIKIQVGSALDDLPNPPDDMDVQGRDLLTGKPKQITVTYKEIARALDKSITRIEDAIMEALSMTPPELAADIYNSGIYMAGGGSLLRGLDKRVSMKTDLPVYVAEDPLRAVVRGTGITLKNLDKYRTLLMR
- the mreC gene encoding rod shape-determining protein MreC; its protein translation is MQYLLQFFWKRRVLLLFIALQVVALTLIVRANAFHKSAVATSANAVSGSLLENYRAVRDFINLSETNRNLASENAALRSALESSYFSLYVDRDSIVDTLYIQQYNFLEAQVINSSINKRNNYLTLNRGTIHGVQPDMGVICGDGAVGLVTDVSEHFCTVIPLIHSRTRLSGKFMNAPFFGSISWPSNMNYRHVQLSDIPHQADFRIGDTVVTDTRSGLYPSGIPIGIVDTFYIEPQDQFYEVELTLATDFSALDHVYIVVDLLKGEREELENREEQDDE
- the mreD gene encoding rod shape-determining protein MreD; translated protein: MSDTLRTIGRLLFLSLFQILILNHIQLSGYLNPYLYVLFVLTLPAGMSRTNLLFWGFASGLIIDIFENSGGAHASATLLLAYLRPTILRLTYPRADEDLSRVSLWTMGSSRFFTYVSIGIIVHHFWLFLMEAFRISEVLSVLSRTFISVPVTLVMIYITQLFVYREES
- the mrdA gene encoding penicillin-binding protein 2 produces the protein MRRDLLFYFLFATLGIIFLWRLFSIQVLDATYKLSAEDNAKREVKLYPSRGYIYDRNGELLVANQVGYDVMVIPRQVEPFDTALLCNLLDVDTTYVLKYLDKARRYSPYQPSVFYGMMSDDRYARIQEELYKFKGFYTQKRVLRDYPIHGAGNVVGFIGEVNERFIRANPGYSMGDLTGQGGIDKSYEEVLRGKAGRRYILVDNHNREVGSFMDGKYDTLPVPGKDVVSTIDIKLQQLGEELMRGKRGSIVAIEPSTGEILALVSAPTYDPNLLVGRQRSVNYTRLYRDSINKPLFDRGLLAEYPPGSPFKIVNALIGLQEGTLHPYTHYTCHGGFHFGRLHVGCHCGGGSMALRKSIEKSCNNYYCNVFKRIIENYPSAQEGMNAWSNHVKSFGLGQFLNNDLPTGRRGLVPTADYYDRAFGYTGWKAVSTISLAIGQGEMLVTPIQLANMTAAVANRGYYYTPHIVKSVDGQPLDDPQYTVPKYTTVDSAHFPVVIEGMFDVFEHGTARASRIESIEICGKTGTAENPHGQDHSIFIAFAPKDNPKIAIAIVVENGYWGSRWAAPIASLLTEYYLTGEISRESMYERMINGSLSEEYRKQFIELYGNDSLYVEP